TGACAGTGATTTCCAGCCCCGGGCTCTGCTCGATGACTTTCCACAGCAGTTCCACATCATCTTGAGCCACCTGGGCCGCCAGCAGACCGGCCTTGCCGGCATTGCCGCGGAAGATGTCGGCGAATCGGGAGGAGATCACCACCTTGAACCCGTAGTCGAGCAGGGCCCACACCGCATGTTCCCGCGACGATCCGGTGCCGAAGTCCGGTCCGGCCACCAGGACCGAACCTTGGTCGAAAGGGCTGAGATTCAGCACGAAGGACGGATCGGTACGCCACGTGGCGAACAGGCCGTCCTCAAATCCCGTCCGGGTGATGCGCTTCAAATAGACCGCGGGAATGATTTGGTCGGTGTCGACATTGGACCGCCGCAGCGGGACTCCGATTCCGGTATGAGTGCGGAAAGCTTCCATGACTAGGCTCCTTTTAATACCGTGGCGGTCAGTTCAAGTCGGCGGGGGCCGACAGCGTCCCACGGACGGCAGTGGCGGCGGCGACGACCGGAGACACCAGGTGAGTGCGTCCGCCCTTGCCCTGCCGGCCCTCGAAATTGCGGTTGGACGTCGAAGCGGACCGCTGCCCGGGCTCCAGCTGATCGGGGTTCATCCCCAGGCACATTGAGCAGCCGGGCTGGCGCCACTCCGCACCTGCGGCGGTGAAAACCTCCGCGAGGCCTTCGGCTTCGGCCTGATTGCGCACCCGCATCGAACCCGGCACCACCAGCATCCGTACCCCGTCGGCGACCTGACGCCCGCGGAGCACATCCGCCACCGCACGCAGGTCCTCGATGCGACCGTTG
The window above is part of the Mycolicibacter sp. MU0102 genome. Proteins encoded here:
- the leuD gene encoding 3-isopropylmalate dehydratase small subunit; protein product: MEAFRTHTGIGVPLRRSNVDTDQIIPAVYLKRITRTGFEDGLFATWRTDPSFVLNLSPFDQGSVLVAGPDFGTGSSREHAVWALLDYGFKVVISSRFADIFRGNAGKAGLLAAQVAQDDVELLWKVIEQSPGLEITVNLQDRNITAGTVVVAFTIDDYTAWRLSEGLDDIGLTLRKLEEIDSFEAARPSWKPRTLPAS